One Scleropages formosus chromosome 8, fSclFor1.1, whole genome shotgun sequence DNA window includes the following coding sequences:
- the LOC108937193 gene encoding ubinuclein-2-like, translating to MDPPPPPPPPRCRSDSPHSHGHMAEARRVPFVSVSAAATAPLAEARKRKREDEADTAAALLGDSGAVGPGAGGGSLGAGGAGGAGGRGSETVRLEVRLSEPSDEGSSEFSYSELLQSWKIKKTPPLGLTPALDPTDPLANEEQERQEAEALARKFERKYGNPGKKKRKDRVQDLIDIGFGYDESDSFIDNSEAYDELVPASLTTKLGGFYINTGTLQFRTASDSEGEDPGKAVKRSQKLKICEESVMKKRKKKQEGGGTEEKKAKKIRTPKPGALALTCPRPEKKKRKKLMKDSLNLAAFLRRFGREKEVMRKKPSASANRVWSNQGDILSGSCPHPFLTTGSLSTVDQTAKPVVNKSLLGLATSSKVLQDLAGNLNFGFLDCPLPCSSAQGENHFQAVVAGQKVGGSVLTKGQISERSSLDLAKPPPLPGGLPVTLIKRIEDLRVASRQFDEEGRKKFFTLEMNNILLDIELQVQEQPVSVRSSIYSHLVAFVPCNREELLKRLKKLNLTVQDDRLKVPLLKLKLAVCRVMPEQIARYDMDCSARVAKQQSEEGEKNGLQEEDEEKPGRRMAGPRKKFVWDDKLRTLLCNLVRVKLESYELESQGLLSVEDYLKTFMETEVKPLWPKGWMQSRMLFKESRVVHSHLTGKLAKKKIVPTPNPKLKEVSWIRAPLAIAMSSAAPPPRTHPSSLSETICLSDSPDEDPAIASQETARSLAVTSSVVKSTNRSSPPLHPAISSTSLASSVGGRTENSASDSTSPSISRSTLVLSAPSAVSQSAGFGGTKSSGPTMPVQRQPMAKAHKPGAPVTSKPNLPCSSSPPKPQLQPTSSPLISSQAKAFCPPAMKHILATPSPGLALTSQLPASPTLVKSNNKSSCSNSHNSTTVSSQLNSKGPHIPSGLYSSLSKTSAATPLASSSSPSQLKPNQHQSSIITPVQGALTPSAHKNSSPAVKLSPQLSASMPIPTSSSPSPSPSVSSSPPSNLRALVFHNAQHDSSKSQLFRPPFSVQAGQAGSGQATYSPAVAQKTTTQCSSPATISHTNTSPGSSLSVTAPSSTALSASNGQHQKAPGGACQASNPVVSLAPVATVPVPSVTSQLSQGSSATVGLLGASPSSLPLNFGMLGGLVPISLPFQYPPLLNFTSPGGVVAMGGGSGGGNAAASGSSGYTLSQELFKALQSRSLILPPHLHLAYSGKFLPLSLMFSCVIKGNASPSTSCVPLDFCACG from the exons ATggatcctcctcctcctcctcctcctcctcggtgtCGCTCGGACTCTCCTCACTCTCACGGCCACATGGCCGAAGCCCGAAGGGTCCCGTTTGTTAGCGTGTCGGCGGCGGCCACCGCCCCACTCGCCGAAGCGAGGAAGCGCAAACGGGAGGACGAGGCGGACACTGCTGCTGCGCTGCTGGGGGACAGCGGGGCGGTCGGTCCGGGGGCGGGAGGCGGTTCTCTCGGGGCCGGAGGAGCCGGAGGAGCCGGAGGGCGGGGGAGCGAGACGGTGCGGCTCGAGGTGCGACTGTCGGAACCGAGCGACGAGGGATCGTCCGAGTTCAGCTACAGCGAGCTCCTGCAGTCCTGGAAG ATTAAAAAGACACCGCCGCTAGGACTGACACCTGCCCTTGACCCCACTGATCCCCTTGCAAATGAGGAGCAGGAGCGACAAGAGGCTGAGGCATTGGCCAGGAAATTTGAGAGAAAATAT GGGAATCctgggaagaagaaaaggaaggacAGAGTGCAGGATCTGATTGATATTGGTTTTGGCTACGATGAAAGCGACTCTTTCATAGACAACTCTGAAGCT TATGATGAGTTGGTGCCGGCATCTTTGACCACCAAGCTAGGGGGATTCTACATCAATACGGGCACTTTGCAGTTCCGAACAGCCTCTGACTCTGAAGGGGAGGACCCAGGCAAGGCGGTGAAACGTAGCCAG AAGCTGAAAATCTGTGAGGAATCTgtgatgaagaagaggaagaagaagcaggaaGGAGGTGGCACTGAGGAAAAGAAGGCCAAAAAAATCAGAACGCCCAAACCAGG TGCCTTAGCTCTAACTTGCCCCCGTCCAGAGAAGAAAAAGCGGAAGAAACTGATGAAGGACTCCCTGAACCTGGCTGCTTTTCTCCGGCGCTTTGGTAGAGAGAAAGAGGTGATGCGGAAGAAGCCGTCTGCCAGTGCTAACAGAGTATGGAGCAACCAGGGAGACATACTCTCTGGCTCCTGTCCCCATCCTTTCCTGACCACTGGCAGCCTCTCCACAGTGGACCAGACTGCTAAGCCTGTTGTAAATAAATCCCTGCTGGGCTTAGCCACCTCCAGCAAGGTGCTGCAAGACCTTGCGGGCAACCTGAACTTCGGCTTTTTGGACTGCCCGTTGCCTTGTAGTTCGGCCCAGGGCGAGAACCATTTTCAAGCGGTGGTAGCGGGGCAGAAAGTGGGAGGAAGTGTGTTAACGAAAGGCCAGATATCAGAAAGGTCAAGTTTAGACCTTGCCAAACCTCCTCCCCTTCCCGGCGGACTGCCTGTAACCCTCATTAAACGGATCGAAGATCTTCGGGTG GCTTCTCGTCAGTTTGATGAAGAGGGGAGGAAGAAGTTCTTTACTTTGGAAATGAACAACATCCTGCTGGA CATCGAACTGCAGGTGCAGGAACAGCCAGTATCTGTACGCTCTTCCATTTACTCCCACCTGGTGGCCTTCGTACCCTGCAACAGAGAGGAGCTGCTCAAGAGGCTTAAGAAGCTCAACTTGACCGTACAG GATGACAGGTTGAAAGTTCCTCTGCTCAAGTTGAAGCTGGCGGTGTGCAGAGTCATGCCAGAGCAGATTGCCAGATATGATATGGACTGCAGTGCCAGAGTAGCAAA GCAGCAGTCTGAGGAAGGAGAGAAGAACGGTTtgcaggaggaggatgaggaaaagCCAGGCAGGAGGATGGCAGGGCCACGCAAGAAATTTGTCTGGGATGATAAGCTCAG GACTCTGCTGTGCAATCTGGTGCGTGTGAAGCTTGAGTCTTACGAGCTTGAGTcgcagggcctgctctccgttgAGGACTACCTTAAGACCTTCATGGAAACTGAGGTCAAACCCCTCTGGCCCAAGGGCTGGATGCAGTCCAG AATGCTGTTTAAAGAGAGCCGTGTTGTACACAGCCACCTTACCGGCAAACT AGCCAAGAAAAAGATCGTCCCAACTCCCAATCCTAAATTGAAG GAGGTGTCTTGGATCCGGGCTCCGCTGGCCATTGCCATGTCCTCTGCAGCTCCACCCCCCCGCACAcacccctcctccctctctgaGACCATCTGCCTGTCTGATTCCCCGGACGAAGACCCGGCTATTGCGTCGCAGGAGACTGCTCGGAGTCTCGCTGTCACCAGCAGTGTAGTGAAAAGCACTAATCGTTCATCGCCTCCGCTACACCCTGCTATATCGTCCACCTCATTGGCGTCATCCGTGGGAGGAAGGACTGAGAACTCTGCGTCTGACAGCACTTCACCTTCTATCTCTCGGTCGACTCTGGTGTTGTCCGCCCCCTCAGCAGTGTCCCAAAGCGCCGGCTTTGGTGGAACAAAGTCGAGCGGGCCCACGATGCCGGTGCAGAGACAACCGATGGCGAAGGCGCACAAGCCCGGTGCGCCAGTAACGAGTAAACCCAACCTGCCatgttcttcctctcctcctaaACCACAGCTACAGCCCACCTCCTCTCCGCTTATATCGTCCCAGGCAAAAGCTTTTTGTCCACCTGCAATGAAACACATACTAGCCACACCTTCCCCTGGGCTAGCGCTGACATCACAGCTTCCAGCTTCGCCCACCCTGGTCAAGAGCAATAATAAAAGTAGCTGCAGTAATAGCCATAATAGCACCACTGTGTCTTCTCAGCTGAACTCCAAAGGACCTCACATCCCCTCGGGACTCTACTCCTCCCTCTCCAAAACTTCCGCCGCCACTCCTCTAGCATCTTCTTCATCCCCTTCTCAGTTGAAACCAAATCAGCATCAGTCTAGTATCATCACACCTGTGCAGGGTGCTCTAACTCCATCGGCACACAAAAACAGTTCCCCTGCTGTTAAACTCAGCCCCCAGCTCTCTGCATCCATGCCGATACCCacctcctcttccccctccccctcaccaAGTGTGTCTTCTTCACCCCCATCAAATTTGCGAGCCCTGGTGTTTCATAATGCACAGCATGACTCGTCCAAAAGCCAGCTTTTCCGTCCGCCCTTCTCTGTCCAGGCGGGACAGGCTGGATCTGGTCAGGCTACTTACAGCCCTGCAGTTGCACAGAAAACAACCACCCAGTGCAGCAGCCCTGCCACCATCAGTCATACAAACACTTCTCCTGGGTCCAGTCTCTCAGTCACGGCGCCGTCCTCCACTGCCCTGTCAGCCAGTAACGGGCAGCACCAAAAAGCACCGGGAGGAGCTTGTCAGGCATCTAACCCGGTTGTCAGCCTCGCACCTGTTGCTACAGTACCTGTGCCTTCCGTCACCTCTCAGCTGTCTCAG GGGTCCTCGGCAACGGTCGGCCTACTAGGCGCATCACCCTCCTCCCTGCCCCTCAACTTTGGCATGTTGGGGGGCCTTGTCCCAATCTCGcttcctttccagtaccctccCCTCCTCAACTTCACCTCACCGGGTGGAGTAGTGGCAATGGGGGGCGGCAGCGGCGGTGGAAACGCTGCGGCGAGCGGCAGCTCAGGATATACTCTGAGCCAGG AGCTGTTTAAGGCCCTCCAGTCTAGATCCCTGATTCTACCTCCTCACTTGCACCTTGCTTATTCAGGTAAATTCCTTCCTCTTTCCCTCATGTTTTCCTGTGTAATAAAAGGCAACGCCTCCCCAAGCACATCTTGTGTTCCCTTGGACTTTTGTGCTTGTGGATGA